The Corallococcus soli genome has a window encoding:
- the mrpC gene encoding Crp/Fnr family transcriptional regulator MrpC, with amino-acid sequence MHGFNRPLGPIGSNVVAPLQATSSGMMVTANKLVPGQEAIDFKGYFKVESFPHNSTIYRPGDTSDRVYLLKSGRVRLMRIGKNSTRSVVSILRPGDLFGELFRPEGTPIEEMAVAAGEAEVWSIEGRDFRAQLEARPALAVDVVRAYADRVRSLRKRVLGLTFKEVPARLADTLLTLVEAHGERCPHGGETDLRGITQQDLADLVGASRSFVSTLINEMKREGVLGNVGRILCVRDQKALRKLASKEK; translated from the coding sequence ATGCACGGTTTCAATCGCCCCCTCGGCCCTATCGGTTCCAACGTCGTGGCGCCCCTGCAGGCGACCAGCTCCGGGATGATGGTGACGGCGAACAAGCTGGTGCCCGGCCAGGAGGCCATCGACTTCAAGGGGTACTTCAAGGTCGAGTCCTTCCCGCACAACTCGACCATCTACCGCCCCGGTGACACGTCGGACCGCGTGTACCTGCTGAAGTCCGGCCGCGTGCGCCTGATGCGCATTGGCAAGAACAGCACCCGCTCGGTGGTGTCCATCCTGCGCCCGGGCGACCTGTTCGGCGAGCTGTTCCGCCCCGAGGGGACGCCCATCGAGGAGATGGCGGTCGCCGCGGGCGAGGCCGAGGTGTGGAGCATCGAGGGCCGTGACTTCCGCGCCCAGCTGGAGGCCCGCCCGGCCCTGGCGGTGGACGTGGTGCGCGCCTACGCGGACCGCGTGCGCTCCCTGCGCAAGCGCGTGCTCGGCCTGACCTTCAAGGAAGTGCCGGCCCGGCTGGCGGACACCCTCCTGACGCTGGTGGAAGCCCACGGCGAGCGCTGCCCGCACGGCGGCGAGACGGACCTGCGCGGCATCACCCAGCAGGACCTGGCGGACCTGGTCGGCGCGTCGCGCTCCTTCGTGTCCACGCTGATCAACGAGATGAAGCGCGAGGGCGTGCTCGGCAACGTCGGCCGCATCCTCTGCGTGCGTGACCAGAAGGCCCTGCGCAAGCTGGCCTCCAAGGAGAAGTAG
- a CDS encoding sigma-54-dependent transcriptional regulator, whose amino-acid sequence METLLIVDDDVSLLETLTMHFEDIEQDGQPRYQVVTATSAAAGLKAAQENMPSVVILDMMLPDRTGLEIIEEMKGLCGDARIILVTAYHDMETTIRAMKAGAFDYIHKPFPDPAALDLVVERALEYRQLSRRADEVHRENAVVRLGDIVGTSASMQQLVKEIGKVTGSAATVLITGESGTGKELIARVIHNYSYDETRPFIGINCSAIVDTLLESELFGHEKGAFTGAVAGKPGKFELAEDGTVFLDEIGDMSLMLQAKLLRVLQEREFERVGGVKRVKLRARVIAATHRTLSDEVAQGRFREDLYQRLKVITLFIPPLRERREDISLLVTHMLERINEKVHKRVTRVPQEVMERLTLLPWRGNVRELENVLTRAVVLAPGDVLRGDDLPALELPSGPDASRASTPGGAMFAPPAVDDVSLIPTLEEAERQLIARAMAVTKGHKGRTCQILGISRPTLERKLQKFGLAQGQGPQVHPYPVKDAS is encoded by the coding sequence ATGGAGACCCTCCTCATCGTCGACGACGACGTGTCGCTGCTCGAAACCCTCACGATGCACTTCGAGGACATCGAACAGGACGGGCAGCCGCGCTACCAGGTGGTCACCGCCACGAGCGCCGCCGCCGGGCTGAAGGCCGCCCAGGAGAACATGCCCAGCGTGGTCATCCTGGACATGATGCTCCCGGACCGCACGGGCCTGGAGATCATCGAGGAGATGAAGGGCCTGTGCGGCGACGCGCGCATCATCCTCGTCACCGCCTACCACGACATGGAGACGACCATCCGGGCCATGAAGGCCGGTGCGTTCGACTACATCCACAAGCCCTTCCCCGACCCGGCCGCCCTGGACCTCGTCGTGGAGCGGGCGCTGGAGTACCGCCAGCTGTCGCGCCGCGCGGACGAGGTCCACCGCGAGAACGCCGTCGTGCGCCTGGGCGACATCGTGGGCACCAGCGCGTCCATGCAGCAGTTGGTGAAGGAGATAGGCAAGGTGACGGGCAGCGCCGCCACCGTGCTGATTACCGGTGAGAGCGGCACGGGCAAGGAGCTCATCGCCCGCGTCATCCACAACTACTCCTACGACGAGACGCGCCCCTTCATCGGCATCAACTGCTCCGCCATCGTGGACACGCTCCTGGAGAGCGAGCTGTTCGGCCACGAGAAGGGCGCCTTCACCGGCGCCGTCGCCGGCAAGCCCGGCAAGTTCGAGCTGGCCGAGGACGGCACCGTGTTCCTGGACGAGATTGGCGACATGTCGCTGATGCTCCAGGCGAAGCTCTTGCGCGTCCTCCAGGAGCGCGAGTTCGAGCGCGTGGGCGGCGTCAAGCGCGTGAAGCTGCGCGCGCGCGTCATCGCCGCCACCCACCGCACCCTCTCCGACGAGGTGGCCCAGGGCCGCTTCCGCGAGGACCTCTACCAGCGCCTCAAGGTCATCACCCTCTTCATCCCGCCCCTGCGCGAGCGCCGGGAGGACATCTCCCTGCTCGTGACGCACATGCTGGAGCGCATCAACGAGAAGGTGCACAAGCGCGTCACCCGCGTGCCCCAGGAGGTGATGGAGCGCCTCACGCTGCTGCCCTGGCGCGGCAACGTGCGCGAGCTGGAGAACGTCCTCACCCGCGCGGTGGTGCTCGCCCCCGGGGACGTGCTGCGCGGCGACGACCTGCCCGCCCTGGAGCTACCCTCCGGCCCCGACGCCAGCCGCGCGTCCACCCCCGGCGGCGCCATGTTCGCCCCCCCCGCCGTGGACGATGTGAGCCTCATCCCCACCCTGGAAGAGGCCGAGCGGCAGCTCATCGCCCGGGCCATGGCCGTCACCAAGGGGCACAAGGGACGCACCTGTCAGATTCTGGGAATCAGCCGTCCGACCCTTGAACGAAAGCTTCAAAAGTTCGGTCTTGCACAGGGCCAGGGTCCACAGGTGCACCCTTACCCGGTGAAGGACGCTTCCTGA
- a CDS encoding sensor histidine kinase, whose translation MNAQLLQVAQLAWSPNLRLTRAEGDCDTVLRRAASTLVGSPLHTVLGITQERARELDARAREDRRAVEFVSTSFGGGPPPTYLRLVLGRDGDEASAGVLDLGAVLEGAPPVQISRLSSSLSHEIRNPLSSVKMAVQTLARNTGLSDRDKRRLTIANREIRTMERMLWLLSEYGREGAANLDSHPLRSVVQEATAMVAPELAERRIEVDVKEEADLPRVRVDPNRLRPVLAQVLLNVAMGLPEEGRVQVTLRQAAPGQVSLILDDPAAALPPEERGTLFDPFGSRLARGAGLSLAALRRVMTGVGGEVGAEGSAEPGMVFTLTFAA comes from the coding sequence ATGAATGCCCAACTCCTGCAAGTCGCACAGCTCGCCTGGTCTCCCAACCTCCGGTTGACCCGGGCGGAGGGTGACTGCGACACGGTGCTGCGCCGCGCGGCCTCCACGCTGGTGGGCAGCCCCCTCCACACGGTCCTCGGCATCACGCAGGAGCGCGCCCGTGAGCTGGACGCCCGGGCCCGCGAGGACCGCCGCGCGGTGGAGTTCGTCTCCACGTCCTTCGGCGGCGGCCCGCCCCCCACCTACCTGCGGCTCGTGCTGGGGCGCGACGGCGACGAGGCCTCCGCGGGCGTCCTGGACCTGGGCGCCGTGCTGGAGGGCGCCCCCCCGGTGCAGATCTCCCGGCTGTCGTCGTCGCTCAGCCATGAGATCCGCAACCCGCTGTCGTCCGTGAAGATGGCCGTGCAGACGCTGGCCCGGAACACCGGCCTTTCGGACCGGGACAAGCGGCGGCTCACCATCGCCAATCGGGAGATCCGGACCATGGAGCGCATGCTCTGGCTGCTCTCCGAGTACGGGCGCGAGGGCGCGGCGAACCTGGACTCCCACCCGCTGCGCTCGGTCGTCCAGGAGGCGACCGCCATGGTGGCCCCTGAGCTCGCCGAGCGCCGCATCGAGGTGGACGTGAAGGAAGAGGCGGACCTGCCCCGCGTGCGGGTGGATCCCAACCGGTTGAGGCCCGTGCTCGCCCAGGTCCTGCTCAACGTCGCCATGGGCCTGCCCGAGGAGGGCCGCGTGCAGGTGACGCTGCGTCAGGCCGCCCCGGGCCAGGTCAGCCTCATCCTGGACGACCCGGCGGCCGCCCTGCCGCCCGAGGAGCGGGGCACGCTGTTCGATCCGTTCGGCTCCCGGCTGGCGCGCGGGGCGGGCCTGTCGCTGGCCGCGCTGCGGCGGGTGATGACGGGCGTGGGGGGCGAGGTGGGGGCGGAGGGAAGCGCAGAACCGGGGATGGTGTTCACGCTGACGTTCGCTGCCTGA